One genomic region from Pseudoduganella dura encodes:
- the folC gene encoding bifunctional tetrahydrofolate synthase/dihydrofolate synthase — MSNPTTLPEWLALLESRHAETVINMGLDRVRAVKERLQLQFACPVIMVAGTNGKGSTCAMLESILLRAGYRVGLYIKPHFLDFNERARVNGDLASDAMLVEAFDAVEAVRGDTPLTYFEFTTLAIMHLMSKSSLDVAILEVGLGGRLDAVNIVDADVSIVTSVDIDHVDYLGGTREQIGFEKAGIFRPGKAAICSDPVPPQALVDHAAAIGADLWLMGRDFNYSGDKQQWNYGGRAQRRNALAYPSLRGANQLLNASAALAALEVLKSELPVGAQEVRHGLVTVELPGRFQVLPGRPSVILDVAHNPHAASALNQNLGNMGYHPYTFAVFGSMHDKDIDGVIKAIGGSIDHWCVATLPSPRAATASELAAKVQASVPDLHEKTVNVFDSPAQAFANAISRAGENDRIVVFGSFLTVAGVMAARKSSLH; from the coding sequence ATGTCCAACCCGACCACCTTGCCCGAATGGCTCGCGCTGCTGGAATCGCGCCACGCCGAAACCGTCATCAACATGGGCCTCGACCGCGTGCGCGCCGTCAAGGAGCGGCTGCAGCTGCAGTTCGCCTGCCCGGTGATCATGGTGGCCGGCACCAACGGCAAGGGGTCCACCTGCGCGATGCTGGAATCGATCCTGCTGCGCGCGGGCTACCGCGTCGGCCTGTACATCAAGCCGCACTTCCTCGATTTCAACGAGCGCGCACGCGTCAACGGTGACCTGGCTTCCGATGCGATGCTGGTCGAGGCCTTCGATGCCGTCGAGGCCGTGCGCGGCGACACGCCGCTGACCTATTTCGAGTTCACCACGCTGGCGATCATGCACCTGATGAGCAAGTCGTCGCTCGACGTGGCGATCCTCGAAGTGGGCCTGGGCGGCCGGCTCGACGCCGTCAACATCGTCGATGCCGACGTGTCGATCGTGACCAGCGTGGACATCGACCATGTCGATTACCTGGGCGGCACGCGCGAACAGATCGGCTTTGAAAAGGCCGGCATCTTCCGGCCGGGCAAGGCGGCGATCTGCAGCGACCCGGTGCCGCCGCAGGCGCTGGTCGACCACGCCGCCGCGATCGGCGCCGACCTGTGGCTGATGGGCCGCGACTTCAATTATTCGGGCGACAAGCAGCAGTGGAACTATGGCGGCCGTGCGCAGCGCCGCAACGCGCTGGCCTATCCGAGCCTGCGCGGCGCGAACCAGCTGCTCAATGCCTCGGCCGCGCTGGCCGCGCTCGAGGTGCTGAAGAGCGAACTGCCGGTCGGCGCGCAGGAAGTGCGGCATGGCCTGGTGACGGTCGAGCTGCCGGGGCGCTTCCAGGTGCTGCCGGGCCGCCCCAGCGTGATCCTCGACGTGGCGCACAATCCGCACGCGGCATCCGCGCTGAACCAGAACCTGGGCAACATGGGCTATCACCCGTACACGTTCGCCGTGTTCGGCTCGATGCACGACAAGGATATCGACGGCGTCATCAAGGCCATCGGCGGGTCGATCGATCACTGGTGCGTGGCCACGCTGCCGTCGCCGCGCGCCGCCACCGCTTCCGAACTGGCCGCGAAAGTGCAGGCCAGCGTGCCCGACCTGCACGAAAAAACCGTCAATGTGTTCGATTCGCCGGCACAAGCTTTTGCAAATGCAATCAGCCGGGCGGGCGAGAATGATAGAATTGTGGTCTTTGGCTCGTTCCTGACGGTGGCTGGCGTCATGGCCGCCCGAAAATCCTCTCTTCACTGA